Proteins co-encoded in one Brassica oleracea var. oleracea cultivar TO1000 chromosome C4, BOL, whole genome shotgun sequence genomic window:
- the LOC106339700 gene encoding uncharacterized protein LOC106339700 isoform X2: MPPRRKAKKGVERTEEDKKEIPRQEKKEDFVDEEAERQAAAIRAIRDVEIEHTLTALDLLCSYFTEEQIQTPVLGFFKDNLPDLSIARDEESGEIELKWNDLDGVDVNDSILKRLSMGFPDLYNNSRPSLGGYNNVGGSMLGTGNTHLQNLGTSTSQMLASHDALRTPVVNGQRLSFGMTPKTRRQPKPGEIMLSVHGSPLGVYKEDDNMGAINEEDS, translated from the exons ATGCCGCCGAGGAGAAAGGCAAAGAAGGGTGTCGAACGCACTGAAGAAGATAAGAAGGAGATTCCAAGACAAGAGAAGAAAGAGGACTTCGTTGACGAAGAAG CTGAAAGACAAGCTGCTGCAATTAGGGCGATTCGTGATGTGGAGATTGAACACACATTAACCGCACTGGACTTGCTCTGCTCCTATTTTACCGAGGAACAGATTCAGACTCCTGTCTTGGGCTTCTTTAAAGACAATCTCCCTGATCTGTCCATAGCTAGAGACGAAGAAAGTGGGGAGATTGAGTTAAAGTGGAATGATTTGGATGGTGTTGACGTGAATGATTCTATATTGAAGCGCTTGTCCATGGGTTTTCCTGATTTATACAACAACTCTAGGCCTTCTCTTGGCGGCTACAATAACG TGGGAGGAAGCATGTTAGGAACTGGTAACACACACCTCCAGAATCTT GGGACATCTACGAGTCAAATGCTTGCAAGCCATGATGCTCTTCGGACTCCCGTG GTAAATGGGCAGAGGCTCTCTTTTGGAATGACACCAAAGACTCGGAGGCAACCAAAACCTGGAGAGATAATGCTTTCTGTACATGGCTCTCCTTTGGGTGTCTATAAAGAAGATGACAACATGGGAGCTATTAATG AAGAAGACAGTTGA
- the LOC106339700 gene encoding uncharacterized protein LOC106339700 isoform X1, with amino-acid sequence MPPRRKAKKGVERTEEDKKEIPRQEKKEDFVDEEGIIQIVYISRNRAIRDVEIEHTLTALDLLCSYFTEEQIQTPVLGFFKDNLPDLSIARDEESGEIELKWNDLDGVDVNDSILKRLSMGFPDLYNNSRPSLGGYNNVGGSMLGTGNTHLQNLGTSTSQMLASHDALRTPVVNGQRLSFGMTPKTRRQPKPGEIMLSVHGSPLGVYKEDDNMGAINEEDS; translated from the exons ATGCCGCCGAGGAGAAAGGCAAAGAAGGGTGTCGAACGCACTGAAGAAGATAAGAAGGAGATTCCAAGACAAGAGAAGAAAGAGGACTTCGTTGACGAAGAAGGTATCATTCAAATCGTGTACATTTCTCGAAATCG GGCGATTCGTGATGTGGAGATTGAACACACATTAACCGCACTGGACTTGCTCTGCTCCTATTTTACCGAGGAACAGATTCAGACTCCTGTCTTGGGCTTCTTTAAAGACAATCTCCCTGATCTGTCCATAGCTAGAGACGAAGAAAGTGGGGAGATTGAGTTAAAGTGGAATGATTTGGATGGTGTTGACGTGAATGATTCTATATTGAAGCGCTTGTCCATGGGTTTTCCTGATTTATACAACAACTCTAGGCCTTCTCTTGGCGGCTACAATAACG TGGGAGGAAGCATGTTAGGAACTGGTAACACACACCTCCAGAATCTT GGGACATCTACGAGTCAAATGCTTGCAAGCCATGATGCTCTTCGGACTCCCGTG GTAAATGGGCAGAGGCTCTCTTTTGGAATGACACCAAAGACTCGGAGGCAACCAAAACCTGGAGAGATAATGCTTTCTGTACATGGCTCTCCTTTGGGTGTCTATAAAGAAGATGACAACATGGGAGCTATTAATG AAGAAGACAGTTGA